In Henckelia pumila isolate YLH828 unplaced genomic scaffold, ASM3356847v2 CTG_80:::fragment_1, whole genome shotgun sequence, one genomic interval encodes:
- the LOC140873693 gene encoding uncharacterized protein, whose protein sequence is MQDWKRDLGKLIQLCEGNEQTKENKLSVATQKFDNIKMRPGESMAEFDERVSSIVIELNGLGKTYPNREVILKVIRGLPKEWDVKTMTMRESKDLNKLELHDLFADLKAYEFKLQTREEDQYTSQLTKALTAVKIESPAKTEKSAEQLSSNAMSLFVKKFGKFIRRNQEGSHRRSFQKKDSVEEPRSCFNCGKTGHFIADCPKPKNFDKRKSSRNDRHTSRQKHEALVAKDNKTKWAETDSDSEESNGSSSSSDDEEEVKCLMANDHESPSTSEQVFDFSPEEFTREELIKALHDMVNEYHQLSLAFNEVRAKQKDLQDNSTELSFKQLVEISCLETDIAELRTENEQLKIDIKNLTIEKHNMDEIIKSWNKSSRLLIEMNDSQRPTHDKTGLGFGKPVETGESSTLPKLNMCKGKYIKFVRSVREHEDEKPILMTWQQIEQMNRRRFGFGFNPHESKAEIVKSPEQTNASQPNLMRGNRGHYHNQHPVQKRYRNIKDIGKGKQHIVSQAHYTPLSRASNLVHTYRNTQIGKLVKVFQEAGINKREEESWYLDSGCSRHMTENDELLSELVEFNDPIITFGDNSKGKTVGKGKIIHDNIIIEDVLLVETLKYNLLSISQMCDYGHSVEFQKLNCIIKDVSGNIILTGN, encoded by the exons ATGCAAGACTGGAAAAGAGATTTGGGAAAATTGATCCAACTTTGTGAAGGAAATGAacaaacaaaggaaaacaagctatCTGTAGCTACTCAAAAATTTGACAACATCAAAATGAGACCAGGAGAATCAATGGCAGAGTTTGATGAAAGAGTAAGTAGCATTGTTATTGAGCTCAACGGATTGGGCAAAACATATCCCAACAGGGAAGTCATTCTCAAAGTAATTCGAGGCCTTCCTAAAGAATGGGATGTGAAGACAATGACCATGAGAGAATCGAAAGACCTGAACAAATTAGAACTGCATGACCTGTTTGCAGATCTAAAAGCATATGAATTCAAGTTACAAACTCGAGAGGAAGATCAGTATACCTCACAATTGACCAAGGCCTTGACTGCAGTAAAAATTGAGTCACCGGCCAAAACAGAAAAGTCAGCAGAACAACTGAGCAGTAATGCCATGTCCTTGTTTGTAAAGAAATTTGGCAAATTTATCAGAAGAAACCAAGAAGGATCACACAGAAGAAGTTTCCAAAAGAAGGATTCAGTTGAAGAACCAAGAAGTTGTTTCAACTGTGGAAAAACAGGACATTTCATTGCCGATTGCCCCAAACCAAAGAACTTTGACAAAAGGAAAAGTTCAAGGAATGACAGACATACCTCAAGACAGAAGCATGAAGCATTGGTTGCAAAGGACAACAAGACCAAGTGGGCAGAAACAGACAGTGACTCAGAGGAATCAAATGGTTCCTCTAGctcaagtgatgatgaagaagaagtcAAATGTCTTATGGCAAATGATCATGAATCTCCATCCACCAGTGAACAGGTATTTGATTTTAGTCCTGAGGAATTTACCAGAGAAGAACTAATCAAAGCTCTTCATGATATGGTAAATGAATATCATCAACTGTCCTTAGCATTCAATGAAGTTAGAGCCAAGCAAAAGGATCTGCAAGACAACTCAACTGAACTCTCCTTTAAACAATTAGTTGAGATAAGCTGTCTTGAAACAGATATTGCTGAGCTCCGAACTGAGAATGAACAGCTCAAGATCGATATCAAGAATCTTACAATCGAAAAACATAATATGgatgaaataataaaatcatggaataaatcttcgagACTGTTGATAGAAATGAATGATTCACAAAGACCAACCCATGACAAAACTGGTCTTGGATTTGGTAAGCCAGTGGAAACTGGTGAATCAAGCACTCTACCTAAACTGAATATGTGCAAAGGTAAATACATAAAATTTGTACGATCAGTTAGGGAACATGAAGATGAAAAACCTATTCTGATGACTTGGCAACAAATAGAGCAGATGAACAGAAGAAGATTTGGTTTTGGCTTCAATCCTCATGAATCTAAGGCAGAGATTGTTAAAAGTCCTGAACAGACTAATGCATCTCAACCTAATCTCATGAGAGGAAATAGGGGTCATTACCATAATCAACATCCCGTTCAAAAGCGATATAGAAATATCAAGGATATTGGAAAAGGCAAACAACATATAGTTTCACAAGCACATTACACTCCACTATCTAGAGCATCTAACTTAGTGCATACCTATAGGAACACACAAATTGGCAAACTGGTTAAAGTATTTCAG GAAGCAGGTATCAATAAAAGGGAAGAAGAATCATGGTACCTAGACAGTGGATGCTCGAGACACATGACTGAAAATGATGAGCTATTATCTGAGCTTGTTGAATTCAATGATCCCATTATCACCTTTGGTGACAACTCAAagggtaaaaccgtgggtaagggtaagattatccacgaCAACATTATTATTGAAGATGTCCTATTGGTTGAAACTCTCAAATATAACTTACTCAGCATTAGTCAAATGTGTGACTATGGGCACTCTGTTGAATTTCAAAAGTTAAATTGCATTATTAAGGATGTCTCTGGTAACATTATTTTGACAGGAAATTGA